One part of the Streptomyces nigra genome encodes these proteins:
- the opcA gene encoding glucose-6-phosphate dehydrogenase assembly protein OpcA: MKIDLTDTTASKINKALVQGRRAIGTPAVGMVLTMVIVTDEENAYDSIKAAEEASHEHPSRTLVVIKRHARTPRDRTRSHLDAEVRVGADAGTGETVVLRMYGEVSEHADSVVLPLLLPDAPVVVWWPVDAPENPAKDPLGALAQRRITDLYTSENPLADMEARARNYAPGDTDLAWTRLTPWRSMLAAALDQARVPIVSAVVEAEADNPAAELLARWLEARLHVTAERVVTAGPVVTGVRLGTENGEIVIDRPEGPLATLHLPDQPSRTLALKVRTTSELIAEELRRLDADEMYAIALRGEAGKETPSHV, encoded by the coding sequence ATGAAGATCGACCTGACCGACACCACGGCAAGCAAGATCAACAAGGCGCTGGTCCAGGGCCGCCGGGCGATCGGCACCCCGGCCGTGGGCATGGTCCTGACGATGGTCATCGTCACGGACGAGGAGAACGCCTACGACTCGATCAAGGCGGCCGAGGAGGCCTCGCACGAGCACCCCTCGCGCACCCTGGTCGTCATCAAGCGGCACGCCCGTACCCCGCGCGACCGCACCCGCTCCCACCTCGACGCCGAGGTCCGGGTGGGCGCCGACGCGGGCACCGGCGAGACGGTCGTCCTGCGGATGTACGGCGAGGTGTCCGAGCACGCCGACTCGGTGGTACTGCCGCTGCTGCTGCCGGACGCCCCGGTCGTGGTGTGGTGGCCGGTGGACGCGCCGGAGAACCCGGCGAAGGACCCGCTGGGCGCGCTCGCCCAGCGCCGGATCACCGACCTGTACACCTCCGAGAACCCGCTGGCCGACATGGAGGCCCGCGCCCGCAACTACGCGCCCGGCGACACGGACCTGGCCTGGACCCGGCTCACACCGTGGCGTTCCATGCTGGCCGCCGCCCTGGACCAGGCGCGGGTGCCGATCGTGTCCGCGGTCGTGGAGGCCGAGGCCGACAACCCGGCCGCGGAGCTGCTGGCCCGCTGGCTGGAGGCCCGGCTGCACGTCACCGCCGAGCGGGTCGTCACGGCCGGCCCGGTCGTCACGGGCGTCCGGCTGGGCACCGAGAACGGCGAGATCGTCATCGACCGCCCCGAGGGCCCGCTGGCCACGCTGCACCTTCCGGACCAGCCGTCGCGCACCCTGGCGCTGAAGGTCCGCACCACCTCCGAACTCATCGCCGAGGAGCTGCGGCGCCTCGACGCCGACGAGATGTACGCCATCGCCCTGCGGGGCGAGGCCGGCAAGGAGACGCCCTCCCATGTCTGA
- the zwf gene encoding glucose-6-phosphate dehydrogenase: MTSDWDNPLRDPRDRRLPRIAGPSGLVIFGVTGDLSRKKLMPAVYDLANRGLLPPGFSLVGFARRDWEDQDFAQVVHDSVREHARTEFREEVWQQLAEGMRFIPGDFDDDTAFKQLRDTVHELDAARGTSGNYAFYLSVPPKFFPKVVQQLKRHGLADAPEGSWRRAVIEKPFGRDLASARELNAIVHDVFDPEQVFRIDHYLGKETVQNILALRFANQMFEPIWNRSYVDHVQITMAEDIGIGGRAGYYDGIGSARDVIQNHLLQLMALTAMEEPAAFDAASLLTEKLKVLKAVKLPEDLGRHTVRGQYAAAWQGGAKVRGYLEEEGIDPASKTDTYAAVRLNVDNRRWAGVPFYLRTGKRLGRRVTEIAVVFQRAPHSPFDSTATEELGQNAIVIRVQPDEGMTVRFGSKVPGTSMEIRDVTMDFAYGESFTESSPEAYERLILDVLLGDANLFPRHQEVEESWKILDPIEEYWDTHGRPARYAAGSWGPEEADEMLARDGRSWRRP, translated from the coding sequence ATGACCTCCGACTGGGACAACCCGCTTCGCGACCCCCGCGACCGCCGCCTCCCCCGGATCGCGGGCCCGTCCGGGCTCGTCATCTTCGGGGTCACCGGCGACCTGTCCCGCAAGAAGCTGATGCCGGCCGTCTACGACCTCGCCAACCGCGGCCTGCTGCCGCCGGGCTTCTCCCTGGTCGGGTTCGCCCGGCGGGACTGGGAGGACCAGGACTTCGCACAGGTCGTGCACGACTCGGTGCGCGAGCACGCCCGGACCGAGTTCCGTGAGGAGGTCTGGCAGCAGCTCGCCGAGGGCATGCGGTTCATCCCGGGGGACTTCGACGACGACACCGCCTTCAAGCAGCTGCGGGACACCGTCCACGAACTGGACGCGGCCCGCGGGACCAGCGGGAACTACGCCTTCTACCTGTCCGTGCCACCCAAGTTCTTCCCGAAGGTCGTGCAGCAGCTCAAGCGGCACGGCCTGGCGGACGCCCCGGAGGGGTCGTGGCGGCGCGCGGTCATCGAGAAGCCGTTCGGACGCGACCTCGCGAGCGCCCGTGAGCTGAACGCGATCGTGCACGACGTGTTCGACCCGGAGCAGGTCTTCCGGATCGACCACTACCTGGGCAAGGAGACCGTCCAGAACATCCTGGCGCTGCGCTTCGCCAACCAGATGTTCGAACCGATCTGGAACCGCTCGTACGTCGATCATGTGCAGATCACGATGGCCGAGGACATCGGCATCGGCGGCCGCGCGGGCTACTACGACGGCATCGGGTCGGCCCGGGACGTCATCCAGAACCATCTGCTGCAGCTGATGGCGCTCACCGCGATGGAGGAGCCGGCCGCGTTCGACGCGGCGTCGCTGCTCACCGAGAAGCTGAAGGTCCTCAAGGCGGTCAAGCTGCCCGAGGACCTGGGCCGGCACACCGTGCGCGGCCAGTACGCGGCGGCCTGGCAGGGCGGCGCGAAGGTGCGCGGCTACCTCGAGGAGGAGGGCATCGACCCGGCCTCCAAGACCGACACCTATGCGGCCGTCCGGCTGAACGTGGACAACCGGCGCTGGGCGGGCGTGCCGTTCTATCTGCGCACCGGCAAGCGGCTGGGCCGGCGTGTCACGGAGATCGCGGTGGTCTTCCAGCGGGCCCCGCACTCCCCGTTCGACTCCACGGCCACCGAGGAGCTGGGCCAGAACGCCATCGTCATCCGGGTGCAGCCGGACGAGGGCATGACGGTCCGCTTCGGTTCCAAGGTGCCGGGCACGTCGATGGAGATCCGGGACGTCACGATGGACTTCGCGTACGGCGAGTCCTTCACGGAGTCCTCGCCGGAGGCGTACGAGCGGCTCATCCTGGACGTCCTCCTCGGGGACGCCAACCTGTTCCCCCGCCACCAGGAGGTGGAAGAGTCCTGGAAGATCCTCGACCCGATCGAGGAGTACTGGGACACGCACGGCAGGCCGGCGCGGTACGCGGCCGGGAGCTGGGGACCCGAGGAGGCGGACGAGATGCTCGCACGAGACGGACGGAGCTGGCGCAGGCCATGA